In Ovis canadensis isolate MfBH-ARS-UI-01 breed Bighorn chromosome 3, ARS-UI_OviCan_v2, whole genome shotgun sequence, one DNA window encodes the following:
- the IFT27 gene encoding intraflagellar transport protein 27 homolog isoform X3: MVKLAAKCILAGDPAVGKTALAQLFRSDGTHFQKNYTLTTGVDLVVKTVPVPDTGDSVWESPSVLCLVYDVTSEQSFTNCSKWLEKARSQIPGTTLPGVLVGNKTDLAGRRVVDMAQAQAWALGQGLECFETSVKEMENYEAPFHYLAKQFHHLYREKLEVFQALV; encoded by the exons GAGACCCCGCCGTGGGCAAAACCGCCCTGGCACAGCTGTTCCGCAGCGACGGGACCCATTTCCAGAAGAACTACACCCTG ACAACAGGGGTGGATCTGGTGGTGAAGACAGTGCCAGTCCCTGACACGGGGGACAGTGTG TGGGAGAGTCCCAGTGTCTTGTGTCTTGTCTACGACGTGACCAGCGAGCAGTCCTTCACCAACTGTAGCAAGTGGCTGGAGAAGGCTCGGTCTCAGATTCCAGGGACCACCCTCCCAG GTGTGCTGGTGGGGAACAAGACAGACCTGGCTGGCAGGCGAGTGGTGGATATGGCCCAGGCCCAGGCGTGGGCACTGGGCCAAGGCCTGGAATGTTTTGAAACATCCGTG AAAGAGATGGAAAACTACGAGGCCCCCTTCCACTACCTGGCCAAGCAGTTTCACCACCTGTACCGGGAGAAGCTGGAGGTTTTCCAGGCGCTGGTGTGA
- the IFT27 gene encoding intraflagellar transport protein 27 homolog isoform X2: MVKLAAKCILAGDPAVGKTALAQLFRSDGTHFQKNYTLTTGVDLVVKTVPVPDTGDSVELFIFDSAGKELFSEMLDKLWESPSVLCLVYDVTSEQSFTNCSKWLEKARSQIPGTTLPGVLVGNKTDLAGRRVVDMAQAQAWALGQGLECFETSVKEMENYEAPFHYLAKQFHHLYREKLEVFQALV; encoded by the exons GAGACCCCGCCGTGGGCAAAACCGCCCTGGCACAGCTGTTCCGCAGCGACGGGACCCATTTCCAGAAGAACTACACCCTG ACAACAGGGGTGGATCTGGTGGTGAAGACAGTGCCAGTCCCTGACACGGGGGACAGTGTG GAACTGTTCATTTTTGACTCGGCCGGCAAAGAGCTGTTTTCTGAAATGCTGGATAAATTG TGGGAGAGTCCCAGTGTCTTGTGTCTTGTCTACGACGTGACCAGCGAGCAGTCCTTCACCAACTGTAGCAAGTGGCTGGAGAAGGCTCGGTCTCAGATTCCAGGGACCACCCTCCCAG GTGTGCTGGTGGGGAACAAGACAGACCTGGCTGGCAGGCGAGTGGTGGATATGGCCCAGGCCCAGGCGTGGGCACTGGGCCAAGGCCTGGAATGTTTTGAAACATCCGTG AAAGAGATGGAAAACTACGAGGCCCCCTTCCACTACCTGGCCAAGCAGTTTCACCACCTGTACCGGGAGAAGCTGGAGGTTTTCCAGGCGCTGGTGTGA